A single genomic interval of Paracoccus contaminans harbors:
- a CDS encoding glycosyltransferase family 2 protein → MATVRLRALRQYYIARAIRRGRRLTPLNDRTGAIGPNAILGFMTLRNERVRLPYFLDYYRDLGIDHFLIVDNASTDGSREYLLAQPDVSLWSTDASYKAARFGMDWINHLLRRHGSGHWCLTVDPDEFLVYPHVQARPLRALTDWLESSGHRSMSAMLLDMYPRGSMNAVPYVEGRNPFEIACWFDPANYAIRKNHRFGNLWIQGGPRARMFFADDPGAAPALNKIPLVRWQRRYAYASSTHMLLPRSLNVVYDEDGGEMASGVLLHAKFLSTFAAKSAEELQRRQHYAGSLEYRAYHRGLQDAVDFWCPQSRRYTGWRQLERLGLISRGNWA, encoded by the coding sequence TTGGCAACTGTGCGGCTGCGGGCGCTGCGGCAATACTACATCGCGCGGGCGATCCGCCGCGGCCGCCGCCTGACCCCGCTGAACGACCGCACGGGGGCCATCGGGCCGAACGCGATCCTCGGCTTCATGACACTGCGGAACGAACGGGTCCGGCTGCCCTATTTCCTCGATTATTACCGTGATCTGGGGATCGACCATTTCCTGATTGTGGACAATGCCAGCACCGATGGCAGCCGTGAATATCTTCTGGCCCAGCCTGACGTGTCGCTGTGGTCCACCGATGCCAGCTACAAGGCCGCGCGCTTCGGGATGGACTGGATCAACCATCTGCTGCGCCGCCATGGCAGCGGCCATTGGTGCCTGACCGTCGATCCCGACGAGTTCCTGGTCTATCCGCATGTCCAGGCCCGTCCGCTGCGGGCGCTGACGGACTGGCTGGAATCCTCGGGGCATCGGTCGATGTCGGCGATGCTGCTGGACATGTATCCGCGCGGTTCGATGAACGCCGTGCCCTATGTCGAGGGCCGGAACCCGTTCGAGATCGCCTGCTGGTTCGACCCGGCCAATTACGCGATCCGCAAGAACCACCGCTTCGGCAACCTGTGGATTCAGGGGGGGCCGCGGGCGCGGATGTTCTTTGCCGACGATCCGGGGGCCGCGCCCGCGCTGAACAAGATACCGCTGGTGCGCTGGCAGCGGCGCTATGCCTATGCCAGTTCCACCCACATGCTGCTGCCCCGATCATTGAACGTCGTCTATGACGAGGACGGCGGAGAGATGGCCTCGGGCGTGCTGCTGCATGCCAAGTTCCTGTCCACCTTCGCGGCCAAGTCGGCCGAAGAGCTGCAGCGCCGCCAGCACTATGCAGGCAGCCTGGAATACCGCGCCTATCACCGCGGGCTTCAGGATGCGGTGGATTTCTGGTGCCCGCAGTCCCGCCGCTATACCGGCTGGCGCCAGCTGGAAAGGCTGGGGCTCATCTCGCGCGGGAACTGGGCATGA
- a CDS encoding beta-1,6-N-acetylglucosaminyltransferase, with product MTGEGASGPPPAVPCGDGADAVRLGVVMLCHDNLPLAARMARIWAEGGACVAMHIDAKTPADDVARLRAALSGLDVTHAPRRSCAWGTFSLVAATQDAAAALLRAHPGLTHVLLVSGACLPLRPPAELRMFLARHPQADFIESVNVHDVGWTIGGLNEERFTLHFPISFRRNRKLFDRLVRVQRRLGVRRRLPADLAPHIGSQWWCLTAATLRAILDDPRRPEMERYFRRVWIPDESYFQTLARRHSSRIESRSLTLAKFDSQGKPHVFYDDHLAMLAGSRIFVARKIWPGARALYAAFPRASRADAMADPDPEPLGKLLDAAARRRQSGRPGLYMQSRFPRKDAENGKTARPYAVIHGLSDLFMDLPAWLSGATGQEVHGHLLAPDEVQFAGGAPVGPGALPASPGLRDLDPQTFIASLIRSSSGVPGFMLSPRDGQQLNWFFATDPNAALFVVTGAWIVPLLHADMPFDDVRRIAARMQRAEIAFMDILDSVWAKAQVRRWTLAQALAAPEQPLGALCQALGAARNGPPPALPALRDVQGMTDLLARLRNAGLQPRGMGDSRRLHRLTAPAGGAGAASGTGRASFG from the coding sequence ATGACAGGCGAGGGCGCGTCCGGCCCGCCCCCCGCGGTCCCCTGCGGGGATGGCGCGGACGCGGTGCGGCTGGGCGTGGTGATGCTGTGCCATGACAACCTGCCGCTGGCCGCGCGGATGGCCCGCATCTGGGCCGAGGGCGGGGCCTGCGTGGCAATGCACATCGACGCCAAGACCCCGGCCGACGATGTCGCGCGGCTGCGCGCGGCGCTGTCGGGTCTGGACGTGACCCATGCGCCGCGGCGGTCCTGCGCCTGGGGCACCTTCAGCCTGGTGGCGGCCACGCAGGACGCGGCCGCCGCGCTGCTGCGCGCGCATCCGGGCCTGACCCATGTGCTGCTGGTATCGGGCGCCTGCCTGCCGCTGCGCCCGCCGGCCGAGCTGCGGATGTTCCTTGCCCGCCACCCGCAGGCCGATTTCATCGAAAGCGTCAACGTCCATGACGTGGGCTGGACCATCGGCGGGCTGAACGAGGAACGCTTCACCCTGCATTTCCCCATCTCGTTCCGGCGCAATCGCAAGCTGTTCGACCGGCTGGTCCGGGTGCAGCGGCGGCTGGGGGTGCGCCGCAGGCTGCCGGCGGATCTGGCGCCCCATATCGGGTCGCAATGGTGGTGCCTGACGGCCGCGACCCTGCGTGCCATCTTGGACGATCCGCGCCGGCCCGAGATGGAGCGTTACTTCCGCCGCGTCTGGATCCCGGATGAAAGCTATTTCCAGACGCTGGCCCGCCGCCATTCAAGCCGGATCGAAAGCCGCTCGCTGACGCTGGCCAAGTTCGACAGCCAGGGCAAGCCCCATGTGTTCTATGACGACCACCTGGCGATGCTGGCGGGCTCGCGCATCTTCGTGGCGCGCAAGATCTGGCCGGGGGCGCGTGCGCTGTATGCGGCCTTTCCCCGCGCCAGCCGCGCCGACGCGATGGCCGATCCTGATCCCGAACCGCTGGGCAAGCTGCTGGATGCGGCGGCCCGGCGGCGCCAGTCGGGTCGGCCGGGGCTGTATATGCAGAGCCGCTTTCCCCGCAAGGATGCTGAAAACGGCAAGACGGCGCGGCCCTATGCAGTCATCCATGGCCTTTCGGACCTGTTCATGGACCTTCCCGCATGGCTGTCAGGGGCGACGGGACAGGAAGTGCACGGTCATCTGCTGGCCCCGGACGAGGTGCAGTTCGCCGGCGGCGCGCCGGTCGGGCCGGGGGCGCTGCCCGCCAGCCCGGGGCTGCGCGATCTCGACCCGCAGACCTTCATCGCCTCGCTGATCCGCTCGTCCTCCGGCGTGCCGGGATTCATGCTGTCGCCGCGCGACGGCCAGCAGCTCAACTGGTTCTTTGCGACCGATCCCAATGCGGCGCTGTTCGTCGTCACCGGCGCCTGGATCGTGCCGCTGCTGCATGCGGACATGCCTTTTGACGACGTGCGCCGCATCGCCGCGCGGATGCAGCGGGCCGAGATCGCCTTCATGGACATCCTCGATTCCGTCTGGGCCAAGGCGCAGGTGCGGCGCTGGACGCTGGCGCAGGCGCTCGCCGCGCCCGAGCAGCCGCTTGGCGCCCTGTGCCAGGCTCTGGGCGCCGCCAGGAATGGCCCCCCGCCGGCCCTGCCGGCGCTGCGCGATGTGCAAGGGATGACGGATCTGCTGGCACGGCTGCGCAATGCGGGCCTTCAGCCGCGCGGCATGGGCGATTCGCGCCGCCTGCACCGTCTGACCGCGCCGGCCGGCGGGGCGGGGGCCGCCTCGGGCACCGGGCGGGCGTCTTTCGGTTGA